The Acidobacteriota bacterium genome includes the window GCTCTGGCTCGGCCCCACCTCAGAGTCCCGCAGCCTGCGCGGTTATGGGACACTCGCCGCCGTCGGACGCATGATCTCGCGGACGGCCTTCAACCAGCTGCGTCATTCGTCCGTTCTGCTACTCGCCGCTGTCCTCGGCATGTTGGTGCTCTACGTGGCGCCCATCGCCCTGCTTTTCTCGCACCCGCCGCTCGCCATCGCCCTCGGCGCCGCCGCGGCCGCACTCATGCTGGTCAGCTATTTCCCTGCCCTCCGCACCTATCGCCGCAACCCGCTCTGGGCGCTCACTCTACCTCTCGCCGCGTTGTTTTACCTGGGCGCGACCATTCACTCCGCGCTGCGCTACTGGTCGGGACGGGGCGGCGAGTGGAAGGGCCGCCACCAGGACGCGTAAGCACGCAAGGTGGAGCTGCGATGCTCGGCAAAGGCCAGCTGCTCACCCAGAACACCAGTGGCGACGGCCTGCGCTCCAGCGAATACCGCTACGCGACGCCGGACAATCTCGTCGACGTCACCTACGTGGAAGGCGTGCTCGTGCGCTACGCCATCTCGTCGCGCTAAGGTCGCTGTCGTCGCTGAGGCCGCGGGGGCGGGCTACGCGTCCGCCAATGCAGTCGTAGTCCACCCGCGTTGCAGCCCACACAAAAATGGGCGAGACATGATCGTCCCGCCCGTCCATGGCAGTCCGCTTGGTCCGAGACAACGGGCCGAAAAGAAGGGGGCCGCAAAGCAGGGCCTCCACCGCCAAGTCAATCTCCCGACGTGGCGTCTCCGATCGCGATCCTTCGGTAGGCCAGCACGATGTCCGTCTTGCTCACCATGCCGAGCAGCCGATGCTCCTCGCGCCGCGAGACCACCGGGAAATTCGCCAGGTGGCGCTCGCGCATCCGTTCCACGATCTCGTGGATGGTCTGGTCGGGAAACGCCGACTCCACCTCACGCGTGTAGACCGCCGCCACCGCCACGCGGCTACGCTCCTCGCGCGCGATCTTGGTCACGTCGGCCATGGTGATGATGCCGCAAAGCTCGTCGTAAGGGTTCAGCACCGGCACGGCAAAGACCTCGCGGCTGAACATGAGCTCCTGCACCGTCTCTAGCGTGTCGCCCACGCGCACCGTCGCCGGCGCGGTCATCACTTGGTCCACGCGGACGGCGGAAAGCACGTGCAGCGGCGTCGTGCGCGGGCCCGCTTCGGGAAAGAATTCCGGATACGCCGCCATGCCATGCTCGGCCACGTCGAGCCCGCTGAGTTCTTCGTCCGCGCTGACGCGCAATCCAAAGAGTTTCTGCAGCAGCCAGAAAAGCGCGACGGAAGCGACCAGCCCGTACGCGATCGCCGTCACCGTGCCGATCAGCTGCGGCAGGAAGTGGACGGTGTAGCCATGAAAACCGTTGGGGATCATCGGCGCCCACAATCCGGCGGCGAGGCCGCCGAGCAGTCCGGGCGTCATGTGGACCGGGCCCACGCCGCAGGGATCGTCGATGTCGAGTTTCTTGGCGATGAATCTTGCTGTCCACGGAATCTGCGCGCCCGCCACCACGCCCAGCAGGATGGCGTAGATGGGATGCACAAGGTGCACGCCCGAGCAGATGGCCACCGCGCCTGCGAGTCCGCCGTTGGGCGTGATGATCGGGTCCGCCTTGCCATTCTGCGCCCACGTGCCGGCCATCGAGCCCATGATGCCGCCGGCCATCGCCGCCAGCGTGTTGATGGCCACCAACGGCAGGTCCGCGGCCATGTTCCCGTAGCTCGGGACCGAGCCCAGGTTGAACCCGAACCAGCAGAACATCAGCATCATCGCGCCCAGTCCCATCATCGGGACATCGTGCGCCGTCGCCGGCGTCTTGCGCCGCCCGAGGAACTTTGCGCCGACGAGGCCGACGATGCCGCCGACGGCGTGAACGCCCAGCGAGCCGGCGTAGTCCTGCACGCCCAGGCGCGCCAGCGGGCCATTCCACAGGATGTAGGCGAAGACGGGATAGATCACGCCGACGTAGAGCGCGGCGAACAGCAGGTAGGCGGAGAACTTCATGCGGCCGGAGAAACATCCGCTGGGGATGGCGCACGAGACCAGCGCGAACATCAGCGAGACGTAGAAGGCGATGGAGTGGCCGCCATCGGAGATGAACTGCCACGGCGCGTGCCAGCCATTGGGGAGCGCGGCCAGTGGCCATCCGTACTGCTTGATGGCGAAGCCGAAGAGCAGGAAGACGATGATGCCCACGCCCATGTGGCCGGTCATCTTCATCATCACGTTGGCCACGTCGCGCGAGCGCACCTGCCCGCCTTCGAGCAGGAAGAACCCGGCTTGCATGAGAAAGATCAAACTGCCCATGGAGAGCAGCCACAGCCAATATACGTTCGTCTCCACCAACTCACCTCCGAGCAGGCTTCCGGACGCTCACGGCTGGAACGAACTTATCCGCGCAACACTTATCCGCGTATCCCTTATCCAGGCATCCTGGCCCGGATGGCCTGCGGATTACCAATCCAAACTTTTTATCGCTGGCATAAAGAAAAACGGAGAGGAGTTAGTAGTTAGTAGCTAGGAGTTCGCGGGCGGGATCTGCGGGACGCGAATCTCTGACGCGGGACAACGCCCTCGCTTCCCACGACTACTCTGGTTTCTGCAATAATCGGCGACTCTGCATGTCCATCGACGAACAAGACTTTCACGAGTTCTACCAGCGCTGGAACCGCTCCATCTACGGCTTCTGCCGGATGTTCCTCGGTGAAGACGAGAGCGCCGAGCTGGCCACGCAGGAAGCCTTCGTCCAATACGTGCGTGAGCAGGAGCCGCTCATCGTCTCGAAGATGCCGCGCAAGCTCATGCGCAACGCCATCGCGGAATCCATCAAGCTCGACCGCACGGAGCCCCGCTTTCCCGACACCGAAGAGCTCGAGGACATCCTGCCGCTGCTTCCGCCCAGTGACCGCGCCGTCTTCATCCTGCGCTCCACGCTGGACTTCTCCGCCGTTGACGCCGCCGGCATCCTGCAGCTCCCCATCGAGAGCGTGAACGAGAGCTGGATCAAGGCCTCGCTCTATCTGCGCGATATCTGGCTGAAGAAAAAGTAGGAAGGAACTATTTCCCGGAGAAGACCTGCGCGTGGAACTTCAGCGACGCCGGCAGGTGCTCGGCGAAGTACACCCAATCGTGCCGGCCGGGATACAGATGCGCCTCGTGCGGCACCTTCAGCTTGGTCAGCTCGGCATCGAGCGCGCGCGTCCCAGCGTCAAAACCGTAGCCGTCTTCCGTCCCACAATCGAAATAGATCTTCATGCCACGCAAACCCGCCGCGTGTTCGCGCGCCAGCGTCAGCGGACTATTCTTCGCGTAGAACGCCCTGTCGATGGGCGAGCC containing:
- a CDS encoding glycosyl transferase family 2; protein product: LWLGPTSESRSLRGYGTLAAVGRMISRTAFNQLRHSSVLLLAAVLGMLVLYVAPIALLFSHPPLAIALGAAAAALMLVSYFPALRTYRRNPLWALTLPLAALFYLGATIHSALRYWSGRGGEWKGRHQDA
- a CDS encoding CBS domain-containing protein; translated protein: METNVYWLWLLSMGSLIFLMQAGFFLLEGGQVRSRDVANVMMKMTGHMGVGIIVFLLFGFAIKQYGWPLAALPNGWHAPWQFISDGGHSIAFYVSLMFALVSCAIPSGCFSGRMKFSAYLLFAALYVGVIYPVFAYILWNGPLARLGVQDYAGSLGVHAVGGIVGLVGAKFLGRRKTPATAHDVPMMGLGAMMLMFCWFGFNLGSVPSYGNMAADLPLVAINTLAAMAGGIMGSMAGTWAQNGKADPIITPNGGLAGAVAICSGVHLVHPIYAILLGVVAGAQIPWTARFIAKKLDIDDPCGVGPVHMTPGLLGGLAAGLWAPMIPNGFHGYTVHFLPQLIGTVTAIAYGLVASVALFWLLQKLFGLRVSADEELSGLDVAEHGMAAYPEFFPEAGPRTTPLHVLSAVRVDQVMTAPATVRVGDTLETVQELMFSREVFAVPVLNPYDELCGIITMADVTKIAREERSRVAVAAVYTREVESAFPDQTIHEIVERMRERHLANFPVVSRREEHRLLGMVSKTDIVLAYRRIAIGDATSGD